In Kaistella faecalis, a genomic segment contains:
- a CDS encoding ice-binding family protein, translating to MKKLLLLAASAAIMVTGNISAQAPVLGTSSNFALFSSNGAVTNTGMSIITGNVGTNNGSATNFGNVNGVMHDADGTTAIAAADLIIAYNQLNAAVPNYFPAALLGNGQTLTAGTYSIGQTASLNNTLTLDGGGNSNSVFIFQIGGAFSSSANAQVLLTNGATACNVFWKIEGLVDLATNTAMKGTIVANNAAIILSTGVTLEGRALSTTGAVTVDGITMAKPLGCGTPVLTGPLQPTLNSVACYTVFSGNGAVTNTGVSFITGDVGTNVGLTTGFQAENVTGTIHANPDVSTAICAADLNNVYTYLNTLPTDIELLYPAAFGNDLVLTPHTYIMNAATVLNGTVYLNAQGNADAVFVIKINGALSTSTYAKVVLQNGAQAKNVFWKVDGAINLNDYADFKGTVIGNNGAVIINTGVKIEGRVLSTSGGISTFGIEAVMTPGCLALSTASADFGKQGAKFYPNPFSSVLNVSIDEVKGGANLVIYNAAGSKVAEKTLSNKTTSIPMTLPAGVYFYQLKGKNGAQQSGKLIAKP from the coding sequence ATGAAAAAACTTTTATTATTGGCAGCCTCTGCCGCAATAATGGTGACGGGCAACATCAGTGCTCAAGCACCTGTTCTGGGAACATCTTCAAATTTTGCACTCTTTTCCTCTAATGGTGCGGTAACGAACACCGGAATGTCGATCATCACCGGCAATGTAGGAACCAACAACGGATCTGCTACCAATTTCGGAAATGTTAATGGCGTAATGCACGATGCAGACGGCACCACCGCTATTGCTGCTGCTGATCTTATTATTGCGTACAATCAACTGAATGCTGCAGTTCCGAATTATTTTCCTGCAGCTTTATTAGGAAACGGTCAGACTTTAACCGCTGGAACCTATTCCATCGGTCAGACCGCTTCTTTAAACAACACGCTGACTTTGGATGGCGGCGGAAATTCTAACTCGGTATTTATTTTCCAGATCGGCGGCGCTTTTTCTTCCAGCGCAAACGCACAGGTTTTGCTGACGAACGGCGCTACGGCCTGTAATGTCTTCTGGAAAATTGAAGGTCTTGTAGATTTAGCCACCAACACTGCGATGAAAGGAACGATCGTTGCCAATAACGCAGCAATTATTTTGAGTACAGGAGTAACCCTGGAAGGTAGAGCTCTTTCTACTACGGGTGCAGTAACGGTTGATGGCATCACCATGGCTAAACCTTTAGGATGCGGCACGCCGGTTCTTACGGGACCATTGCAGCCCACTTTAAATTCAGTTGCCTGTTATACCGTATTTTCAGGAAACGGAGCGGTGACCAATACCGGAGTGTCATTTATCACCGGTGATGTAGGTACCAATGTGGGCCTTACCACAGGTTTTCAGGCTGAGAATGTTACAGGTACCATTCATGCTAACCCCGATGTTTCTACTGCCATTTGTGCAGCAGATCTAAACAATGTCTACACTTATTTAAACACGCTTCCGACCGATATCGAACTGCTTTATCCAGCAGCTTTCGGAAATGATCTCGTACTTACGCCCCATACCTATATTATGAATGCTGCTACCGTTTTGAACGGTACTGTATATCTTAATGCGCAGGGGAATGCAGATGCTGTTTTTGTGATCAAAATTAACGGAGCATTATCTACGAGTACTTATGCAAAAGTAGTTTTGCAGAATGGTGCGCAGGCTAAAAACGTTTTCTGGAAAGTGGACGGAGCTATCAATCTGAATGATTATGCCGATTTTAAAGGAACGGTTATCGGAAACAACGGTGCAGTAATCATCAACACCGGCGTTAAAATCGAAGGCAGAGTGCTTAGCACAAGTGGTGGAATCAGTACGTTTGGTATTGAAGCTGTAATGACTCCCGGTTGTCTCGCTCTAAGTACCGCTTCTGCAGATTTCGGAAAGCAGGGTGCGAAGTTTTATCCTAACCCGTTTTCTTCTGTATTGAATGTTTCCATTGATGAAGTAAAAGGCGGTGCGAATCTTGTGATCTACAATGCTGCGGGTTCTAAAGTAGCGGAAAAAACACTGTCCAACAAGACTACATCAATCCCGATGACACTTCCGGCCGGCGTATATTTTTACCAACTGAAAGGTAAAAACGGAGCTCAGCAAAGTGGAAAATTGATTGCAAAACCTTAA
- a CDS encoding helix-turn-helix transcriptional regulator: protein MAKEEQMLRMQYIQEYLRGRKDKGASYRETKAYLERKFEEKDLGELKFTERTFQRDKKAILKVAGIQISYRRSRDVYYIAEEELTNAEESVFDNLLLVEAYREAKSNSDIMIFEPRKSRGLNLLNGIIHAIQNSKVISFTYEKYWTSDKSERVVEPYALKEFHHRWYLLANEFKSENLFIKTFALDRISDFEIKNSSFKKEQFDPRTAFSQSFGIIAPNGEKPSDIILSFDREQGNYIKSLPLHHSQRVVKEENGRTLFSYYLVPTYDFRQEILSHGQRVEVLSPPTLRAEIERDLRAAAQQYGRGV, encoded by the coding sequence ATGGCAAAAGAAGAACAGATGCTGCGTATGCAGTATATTCAGGAATATTTAAGAGGAAGAAAAGATAAAGGGGCAAGTTATCGGGAGACAAAGGCTTACCTGGAAAGAAAATTTGAAGAAAAGGACCTCGGTGAACTGAAATTCACAGAACGTACTTTTCAGCGGGATAAAAAAGCTATTTTGAAAGTAGCAGGCATTCAAATTTCTTACCGGCGCTCCCGGGATGTGTATTATATCGCTGAAGAAGAACTTACCAACGCTGAGGAATCCGTATTTGACAATCTGCTGTTGGTTGAAGCCTACCGTGAAGCCAAAAGCAATTCTGACATTATGATCTTTGAACCCAGGAAATCCCGGGGCTTAAACCTGCTGAACGGAATTATTCACGCGATACAGAACTCAAAAGTGATCAGCTTTACTTATGAAAAATACTGGACGAGTGATAAATCTGAGCGTGTCGTTGAACCTTATGCGCTGAAAGAATTTCACCACCGATGGTACCTTCTGGCTAATGAATTCAAATCTGAAAATCTGTTTATCAAAACTTTTGCATTAGACCGCATTTCGGATTTTGAAATTAAAAACAGCAGTTTTAAAAAGGAGCAGTTTGATCCGCGGACTGCGTTTAGTCAAAGCTTTGGCATTATCGCACCTAATGGAGAAAAGCCGTCAGATATTATTTTGTCTTTTGACCGGGAGCAGGGAAATTATATCAAATCGCTTCCCCTTCATCATTCACAACGGGTTGTAAAGGAAGAAAACGGAAGAACTTTATTCTCTTATTATCTTGTGCCGACTTATGATTTCAGACAGGAAATTTTGTCTCATGGTCAGCGCGTAGAAGTTTTGTCGCCACCAACTTTGAGAGCTGAGATTGAGCGTGACCTGCGTGCGGCGGCCCAGCAGTATGGGAGGGGAGTGTAG